The following proteins come from a genomic window of Sardina pilchardus chromosome 1, fSarPil1.1, whole genome shotgun sequence:
- the lyl1 gene encoding ras-associated and pleckstrin homology domains-containing protein 1: protein MMEKLEPSVAAVAASGGSDRSPSPQVCSVLLSPLSPPPAPRSVHRLPSTPSSGGDGGDGGDSGEGGSPPMPNGGGSRGDVQDGRPDAPSSTPEPVAVTMDEREKKEEEEEEEVKEVKEDLDRKEEDMDTQPDASPQTIMTMAASHPPPAPPVPPAPPPPPAPPPPPPPPSLVPFTAERKVTVTSPHSRTLTPTSTSTSTHTPTSSTSSSPSSSTPSLAPASSFALPPNIPVISLGHSKPPLPPLRLPPPQLTTLGPIPNLPHGPLDGRLTQLSALPGSNAAAGSASGMLPSGPMLSGGYHLLNSSFLGPPGGFGIFANNRIKRRPSSHFEMELPDVGPPQKLARRVFTNSRERWRQQNVNGAFSELRKLIPTHPPDKKLSKNEILRLTMKYINFLVKLLNDQAADRPGPPQDGAEDEEEEEEEEEDEGEGEEEEGADEGVKSARRGLKRGRAPELSSSERLLVAPLPQVTARGALTVALCDRDSDAVMALGVSPGSSCYGDTDSEESLGPRSGGLKGGGGGMMEKVKEQIRTVAISSHQR, encoded by the exons ATGATGGAGAAGCTGGAGCCCAGTGTGGCGGCGGTGGCCGCGTCCGGCGGCAGTGACCGCTCCCCGAGCCCCCAGGTGTGCTCCGTGCTGCTGTCGCCCCTCTCGCCCCCGCCGGCCCCGCGCAGCGTCCACCGCCTGCCCAGCACGCCCAGCAGCGGAGGGGACGGAGGGGACGGAGGGGACAGCGGCGAGGGTGGGAGTCCGCCGATGCCCAACGGCGGAGGGAGCCGGGGAGACGTGCAAGATGGCCGCCCGGACGCCCCGTCGTCCACGCCCGAGCCCGTCGCCGTGACGATGGATGAgcgggagaagaaagaggaggaggaggaggaggaagtgaaggaggtgaaggaggatctggacaggaaggaggaggaTATGGACACCCAGCCGGACGCGTCGCCTCAGACAATAATGACAATGGCagcctctcatcctcctcctgctcctcctgttcctcctgctcctcctcctcctcctgctcctcctccacctcctcctcctcccagcctGGTGCCTTTCACAGCCGAGCGGAAAGTGACTGTAACCTCTCCCCACAGTCGCACACtgacccccacctccacctccacctccacccacacccccacctcctccacctcctcctcgcccTCTTCGTCCACCCCATCCCTGGCGCCAGCCTCCTCTTTCGCCCTCCCGCCCAACATCCCGGTCATCAGCCTGGGCCACAGCAAGCCTCCGCTGCCCCCCCTCCGCCTGCCGCCCCCGCAGCTGACCACGCTCGGCCCCATCCCCAACCTCCCCCACGGGCCCCTGGACGGACGCCTCACCCAGCTCAGCGCCCTGCCCGGGTCCAACGCCGCCGCCGGGTCCGCCTCGGGCATGCTCCCCTCTGGACCCATGCTGTCCGGGGGGTACCACCTCCTCAACAG CTCGTTCCTGGGTCCGCCTGGAGGTTTTGGGATCTTCGCTAATAACCGCATCAAGAGGAGACCATCGTCCCACTTTGAAATGGAGCTCCCTGATG tggGGCCTCCCCAGAAGCTGGCGCGGCGGGTGTTCACCAACAGCCGGGAGCGCTGGCGCCAGCAGAACGTGAACGGCGCCTTCTCGGAGCTGCGCAAGCTCATCCCCACGCACCCGCCCGACAAGAAGCTGAGCAAGAACGAGATCCTGCGCCTGACCATGAAGTACATCAACTTCCTGGTCAAGCTGCTCAACGACCAGGCCGCCGACCGGCCCGGCCCGCCGCAGGACGGcgcggaggacgaggaggaagaggaggaggaggaggaggacgaaggggagggcgaggaggaggaaggagcggACGAGGGCGTCAAGAGCGCCCGGCGCGGACTGAAGCGCGGCCGCGCGCCCGAGCTCTCGTCCTCCGAGCGCTTGCTCGTCGCCCCCCTGCCGCAGGTGACCGCGCGGGGCGCGCTGACCGTGGCGCTGTGCGACCGGGACTCGGACGCCGTCATGGCGCTGGGCGTGTCGCCGGGCTCCAGTTGCTACGGCGACACGGACAGCGAGGAGAGCCTGGGGCCCAGGAGCGGCGGGCTGAAGGGCGGCGGGGGGGGCATGATGGAGAAGGTCAAGGAGCAGATCCGGACGGTGGCCATCTCCAGCCACCAGCGGTGA